AAACACAACACTAGTTTAAACCTCACTCTTCATCGCAAACTTACCGACATCGGGTGTAGTCCATGTCGCCCTGCATCGCCAGAAAGTTGTCCTTCGGTTTGGCCTTCTCCGGTTTGCACGTGATGTGCGGTTTCGGAAACTGTAGCTGTACTCCGGTTCGCGCCCAAGAAAGTCGCCCTTGAGCGACAGATTGTCCTTGCGCACCACACACTGCGAGCGCCATTGATCGCTGGCCCCGCCCGTCGGCAGCTCCCGGTAGCTTTCCTTGTACTCGGGCCGGAACTCGATCGTACCGTGCAGGCTGAGGTTATCAAACTTCCGGATCGGAGCACTCTTGGTGAAATGGTCGTAGTACTTGTAGCACTCCTTGTACTCGGACGGTGCCTCGCGAAAGTTGCCAGTAAAGGCAATGTTGTTCAGCTGCGGTGTCGAGCGCGACTTGTCGCCCGCCAGCGGAAGCGCGAACTGACTTTTGTACTCCGGCTCGAACGTGGCCTCGCCGGTCAGTCTTAGATTGCTGCGCGTAAGCTGCTCCTTGTTGTGCAGCTTCGAGTCGGAGGCGCTCAAATCGTCAcgcttttccttctccttgCGCTTGTTTAAATTCCGGTACCGGTGGTCCATCGTTGCCGGCAGAAAATCGTACGGCAGAAAGGCCGACTTGTACTCGGAAGACGCGTTGGCAAGTCCGGTACCCCGGGACCCGCCGTCCGGCAGCTTGAAGCATTCCTCTGGCCTAACGGCAGGTGGTCGAGATCTGTAACCGACAGTGAAAcgaagaacaaaataaaacaatgtcCTGTTAAAGCACAAGTGGATCGCCTCATATATTCGGCCATACTTCACGATCGTATCCTGCGAATAGCTGACAAACTTGGAGTGATTTTCCGACAGGCCCTTCATTGTGCCCGGTTCAATGTGCAACGAGGTACTGCGTCTCAACGGAAGTGCTCGTTCGTATGCCGCTCGGCGTTGAAATCGGTCGGCGTACTCGGTTGCTTTTGCATCGACCGCCGATGGCAGTGAAGGTTCCGATTTGTTGTACAGCGAAAAGTTGCTGCCCAGATGttcttaaataaaaattaatataaGTTAATTTTGTAATCAATGATACGATTTCGAGATTTTTCTGGTTACGTACTGGCGTGATCTTGTGAGAACTTTCGTTTACGGTAGCAGTTCAGTTCGTCTACCGTAATGTACTCGTGCGGATGCTTGACTGCGAAACGTTCTTGTGTGTACCACCAACTGCCGGTTCCTGTAAGTTTCGAAAATGTTTAACGAGCTTTATATTTGTAACACAATGgattttttacaataattttTGTTCGGTTTGACGCTTTTATGTtttaactttaattaaaatcattaaatattgcTTATAGTTAACACTTACTATGTCTTAATCGAGGTATTTCAGGCTCCGACACAAAAACATTCCAGTCCAAAAAGTCGCGACTGTTGGACCTGCGAatgagggaaagaaaaaaaacaaaatgaaaatcattaattcaagcacacagcacaaaccCATGCCCTTCCGTGGTATCAGGACGAAAATCAAAACTCCAACTTAATTGCACCAATAGTCCGCACGATTTACCTTGTAGTGAAAAATCAGCTACTCGATTTTGCTTCACTTTATCTTCAGATTATAGTAACGTTTTCGTCCTTGCGAAACTTTCCAAAACTCTTT
This portion of the Anopheles merus strain MAF unplaced genomic scaffold, AmerM5.1 LNR4000415, whole genome shotgun sequence genome encodes:
- the LOC121602341 gene encoding uncharacterized protein LOC121602341, with protein sequence MVRLKHRQHGPATRSNSRDFLDWNVFVSEPEIPRLRHRTGSWWYTQERFAVKHPHEYITVDELNCYRKRKFSQDHAKHLGSNFSLYNKSEPSLPSAVDAKATEYADRFQRRAAYERALPLRRSTSLHIEPGTMKGLSENHSKFVSYSQDTIVKSRPPAVRPEECFKLPDGGSRGTGLANASSEYKSAFLPYDFLPATMDHRYRNLNKRKEKEKRDDLSASDSKLHNKEQLTRSNLRLTGEATFEPEYKSQFALPLAGDKSRSTPQLNNIAFTGNFREAPSEYKECYKYYDHFTKSAPIRKFDNLSLHGTIEFRPEYKESYRELPTGGASDQWRSQCVVRKDNLSLKGDFLGREPEYSYSFRNRTS